One Phaseolus vulgaris cultivar G19833 chromosome 4, P. vulgaris v2.0, whole genome shotgun sequence DNA window includes the following coding sequences:
- the LOC137836559 gene encoding uncharacterized protein, translating into MIATFLHSTPCFLPIHSQSQSRSSFSVLLVLDFTLSLIQLVRLTILFFVQIQVNHSQSLYLVLATRNIVGDGAQTQYDLQCHRLQVVRTIRCLTSLLWGAIVDRIGRKPVILAGIISVVIFNTLFGLSKSFWMAILMRFLLGCFNGFLGPVRNCISTTSHVVIGLIIGPSLRGYLAQVSIVLAQPHNISICTVKTMKKGEKVILSVKPQLKVIGKLQDGTLFLKKGHDDEGELFEFKTDEGLSITSN; encoded by the exons atga tcGCAACCTTCCTTCACTCCACTCCCTGTTTCCTTCCTATTCACTCTCAATCTCAATCTCGTTCCTCTTTCTCAGTATTGCTTGTTCTTGATTTCACTCTCAGTCTCATTCAATTGGTTCGTCTCACTATCTTGTTCTTTGTTCAAATCCAG GTAAATCATTCTCAATCTCTATATCTCGTGCTTGCGACTCGGAATATTGTCGGTGACGGTGCTCAAACGCAATATGATCTTCAGTGTCACAGGCTTCAAGTTGTTCGCACAATTAG ATGTTTGACATCTTTGTTGTGGGGAGCTATAGTTGATCGCATTGGTCGAAAACCCGTAATACTTGCAGGGATCATTTCAGT TGTCATTTTCAACACACTATTTGGCCTTAGCAAAAGTTTTTGGATGGCTATTCTTATGAGATTTCTTCTCGGATGTTTCAATGGTTTTCTAGGACCAGTGAGG AACTGCATTTCCACAACAAGTCATGTTGTGATTGGTTTAATAATTGGCCCTTCATTGAGAGGCTATTTGGCTCAG GTTTCCATAGTTCTTGCCCAACCTCATAACATCAGTATTTGCACTGTTAAAACCATGAAGAAGGGAGAGAAAGTGATTTTAAGTGTGAAGCCTCAAT TGAAAGTAATTGGTAAGCTACAAGATGGTACTTTGTTTTTGAAGAAGGGTCATGATGATGAAGGGGAGCTGTTTGAATTCAAAACTGATGAGG GATTGAGCATAACAAGCAATTGA
- the LOC137836675 gene encoding uncharacterized protein, giving the protein MDRDWMYEMLDSSRRLRQPFIDGVHHFVSKAMNQVSYIPDGGVRCPCVKCCCEKILKPSHVRSHLLQHGFQPNYKERQYGRPPEPDELFMATHTNKKGEWVDSRARETYEKYHERLKVLQANSSQDSNTDVHQLDPATKLQTWKEAAGGKSRGRVYGTADLAANIRQGVSSLTQASASDTSQSGQVTENQMLRAELSMWSQKYAHLEDELKVIKDKLISMEQEKTTSNSTTQFHHEYDPEQDDQPIS; this is encoded by the exons ATGGACCGAGATTGGATGTATGAAATGCTTGATTCTTCAAGAAGATTGAGACAACCCTTCATAGATGGTGTTCATCATTTTGTTTCTAAGGCAATGAATCAAGTTTCATACATACCAGATGGAGGGGTAAGGTGTCCGTGTGTGAAATGTTGCTGTGAGAAAATTCTCAAACCTTCTCATGTTAGGAGTCATCTCCTTCAACATGGCTTTCAACCAAACTACAAG GAACGTCAATATGGCCGTCCTCCAGAACCTGATGAACTATTTATGGCCACCCACACAAATAAGAAGGGTGAATGGGTTGATTCTCGTGCTCGAGAAACTTAT GAAAAGTATCATGAGCGCTTGAAGGTCCTTCAAGCAAATAGTTCTCAGGACTCTAACACTGATGTCCACCAACTTGATCCTGCAACTAAGCTTCAAACATGGAAGGAAGCTGCCGGAGGAAAGAGTAGAGGTCGGGTATATGGTACGGCAGACTTGGCTGCTAACATCCGCCAAGGAGTCTCTTCTCTCACCCAAGCCTCTGCGTCCGACACTTCACAATCTGGACAAGTGACTGAAAATCAAATGCTTCGTGCTGAACTTAGTATGTGGAGTCAGAAGTATGCACACTTGGAGGATGAGCTGAAGGTTATAAAAGATAAACTTATCTCTATGGAACAAGAAAAAACTACTTCCAATAGCACAACACAATTCCATCATGAGTATGATCCAGAACAGGATGATCAACCTATTTCTTAA